A single genomic interval of Flavihumibacter rivuli harbors:
- the murC gene encoding UDP-N-acetylmuramate--L-alanine ligase, whose translation MLTLKDIRTVYFIGIGGIGMSALARYFKSQDKQVSGYDKTPTPLTDALQQEGIAIHFEENLELIPKEVELVVYTPAIPKDHTELVFYQQSGYTVMKRSEVLGVISRSSFNICIGGTHGKTTTTTMVSHILRHSGYGCNAFLGGISVNYETNFWSHSRNVSVIEADEYDRSFLRLQPDMAVISSMDPDHLDIYGTEEALQDAFIEFSSKIKPGGVLFSKMGLKRGSALKADHHFTYSLQNDYADCYAANIRMHDGSYHFDIVLPGKVINGVTLHMGGMHNVENAIAAIAVANQLGIEEELIKDAVAAFRGVKRRFEYVVKNSRIIFVDDYAHHPEELRALITGARTLFPQRKCTVVFQPHLYSRTNDLAGGFAESLDLADETILLPIYPARELPMPGVSSGMVLDKMKMERKRLMEKPDLLEYIRNEFIPQLNTEFGGLLITAGAGDIDALVPQIRKELERV comes from the coding sequence TTGCTGACACTAAAAGACATACGAACAGTTTACTTCATTGGGATAGGGGGAATTGGCATGAGTGCCCTTGCCCGCTACTTCAAGTCACAGGACAAGCAGGTGAGTGGCTATGATAAAACACCAACACCGCTTACGGATGCCTTGCAGCAGGAAGGGATCGCCATTCATTTTGAGGAGAACCTTGAGTTGATCCCTAAGGAAGTGGAACTGGTGGTTTACACCCCGGCCATTCCAAAGGACCATACGGAACTGGTCTTTTACCAGCAGTCGGGTTATACGGTAATGAAGCGGAGTGAAGTGTTGGGAGTGATCAGCAGGAGCTCTTTTAATATTTGTATTGGTGGTACGCATGGCAAGACCACTACCACTACCATGGTTTCGCATATCCTTCGTCATAGTGGTTATGGCTGCAATGCTTTCCTGGGTGGGATCTCTGTGAACTATGAGACCAATTTCTGGAGCCATTCCAGGAATGTGTCGGTGATAGAGGCAGATGAATATGATCGGAGCTTCCTTCGTTTGCAGCCGGATATGGCCGTGATCTCTTCCATGGATCCGGACCACCTGGATATCTATGGAACCGAAGAGGCGCTGCAGGATGCATTCATAGAGTTCAGCTCAAAGATCAAGCCCGGAGGTGTACTGTTCAGCAAGATGGGATTGAAAAGGGGATCGGCCCTGAAGGCAGACCACCATTTCACCTATAGTTTGCAGAACGATTATGCAGATTGCTATGCCGCCAATATCAGGATGCACGATGGAAGCTATCATTTCGATATTGTGCTGCCGGGTAAGGTGATCAATGGGGTGACGCTTCATATGGGAGGCATGCATAATGTGGAGAATGCCATCGCTGCGATTGCGGTTGCTAACCAATTGGGGATAGAAGAGGAGTTGATAAAAGATGCTGTAGCTGCCTTCAGGGGAGTGAAACGCAGGTTTGAATATGTGGTGAAGAACAGCAGGATCATATTCGTGGATGATTATGCACACCATCCGGAAGAATTGCGGGCATTGATAACAGGGGCACGGACCTTGTTCCCCCAACGAAAGTGCACCGTAGTGTTCCAGCCACATTTGTACAGCCGCACCAATGACCTGGCCGGGGGATTTGCGGAAAGCCTTGACCTGGCCGATGAAACGATCTTGTTGCCCATTTACCCTGCCAGGGAATTGCCGATGCCGGGAGTAAGTTCAGGAATGGTGCTGGATAAAATGAAAATGGAGCGCAAGCGATTGATGGAGAAGCCAGACCTGCTGGAGTATATCAGGAATGAGTTCATTCCGCAATTGAATACGGAGTTTGGCGGGTTGCTGATCACAGCCGGAGCAGGGGATATTGATGCCCTGGTGCCACAGATCCGGAAGGAATTGGAAAGAGTGTAA
- a CDS encoding cell division protein FtsQ/DivIB: MSKARINIRKVIAAVLWLVAGIAMLVVLVAAIRKTNDSVCKGVEIEIAGVNNYMFLDKDDVWKVLQPNGTRKLKGKPVDQFDLRGLEEKLGKNVWVKDADLFFDKDGVLQVRIIEREPIARIFTRLGTSFYIDSSGHYLPLADGKPPVKLPVFTGFPEKLRMKQAADSALLQQVKQLSNKLVSDSFWTAQITQVDINPQRQFELIPMVGNHVILFGDGNDHESKFRRLEQFYQQVLSRTGFDRYSQVNVQYEGQVVAVRRGEYSKVDSIKAVKNIEQLLKVARELPLDTISTSVENKRLPDQNAGTSLAVKDRPQTSANTGSQASLSEVKRSPNPSSPKTPSGPPPVSNERKPKAVMGKKG; this comes from the coding sequence ATGAGCAAGGCAAGAATCAATATCAGGAAAGTTATAGCAGCTGTCTTATGGCTGGTGGCCGGCATAGCCATGCTGGTGGTGCTGGTGGCTGCGATAAGGAAGACCAACGATTCTGTTTGCAAAGGGGTGGAGATCGAGATCGCCGGTGTCAACAACTATATGTTCCTGGATAAGGATGATGTGTGGAAGGTCTTGCAGCCGAACGGAACAAGGAAACTAAAGGGAAAGCCGGTAGACCAGTTTGACCTTCGAGGACTGGAGGAAAAGTTGGGGAAGAATGTATGGGTGAAAGATGCTGATCTGTTCTTTGATAAGGATGGTGTTTTGCAGGTTCGGATCATAGAAAGGGAGCCCATTGCCAGGATATTTACAAGACTGGGGACTTCTTTCTATATCGATAGCAGTGGGCATTACCTTCCGCTTGCCGATGGTAAACCACCGGTTAAGCTTCCTGTTTTCACCGGGTTTCCGGAGAAATTACGAATGAAGCAGGCTGCCGATAGCGCGCTGTTGCAGCAGGTAAAGCAACTCAGTAACAAACTTGTCAGCGACAGTTTCTGGACAGCTCAGATAACGCAGGTGGATATCAATCCGCAAAGGCAATTTGAACTGATACCGATGGTGGGCAACCATGTGATCCTGTTTGGGGATGGCAATGACCATGAAAGCAAATTCAGGAGGCTGGAGCAATTTTACCAACAGGTGTTGAGCAGGACAGGGTTTGACCGGTATAGCCAGGTGAATGTGCAGTACGAAGGACAGGTAGTTGCTGTAAGGCGCGGGGAGTATTCAAAAGTTGATTCCATTAAGGCGGTAAAGAACATTGAGCAACTGCTAAAGGTTGCACGGGAATTACCCCTTGATACAATATCCACATCTGTGGAAAACAAAAGATTGCCAGACCAAAATGCTGGTACATCTTTAGCTGTTAAGGATAGGCCTCAAACCAGCGCCAATACTGGCTCACAGGCATCCTTAAGCGAAGTAAAAAGATCCCCGAATCCATCCTCTCCGAAAACACCATCTGGACCGCCACCAGTTAGCAATGAGCGGAAACCCAAGGCAGTAATGGGAAAGAAAGGGTAG
- the ftsA gene encoding cell division protein FtsA translates to MNNEQPIIVGLDIGTTKIAAIAGRKNEFGKLEILGFGRANSNGVKHGQVLNIDETIKAIAAALENCYASNPNLEISEVYVGIAGHHIKSLQTRGDIVRQNTEEEISQREIDQLIADQYKTYIPAGDQIIDVIPQEYTVDNFQNIPNPIGYGGVKVGANFHIITGDKNAIRNINRAVEKSGLHTKDMVLQPLASAAAVMGMEDIEAGVAIVDIGGGTTDLAVFYEGILKHTAVIPFGGENITNDIKTGLGVLKTQAEQMKVQFGSALANEAKANAFITIPGMRGLPPKEISVKNLANIIQARMSEILDFVSYHLKQVGMDSRVLNGGIVLTGGGSQLKHLIQLTEYTTGLNARIGYPNEHLAAGHIDELTKPMYATCIGLILKGYDDYERNRKQFERVFKPVEVPRELQKQAEVMPEPVAQEQAPVVRKRSELGISKFWGKFKDNLIDLFKEEEDQQL, encoded by the coding sequence ATGAACAACGAACAACCCATTATTGTAGGCCTGGATATTGGTACGACTAAGATCGCTGCCATCGCCGGCCGAAAAAATGAGTTTGGAAAGCTGGAGATACTTGGGTTTGGTCGGGCCAATAGCAATGGTGTGAAACATGGCCAGGTTTTGAATATCGACGAAACCATCAAGGCTATTGCCGCTGCCCTGGAAAACTGCTATGCTTCTAATCCTAACCTGGAGATCAGTGAAGTGTATGTAGGTATTGCGGGACACCATATCAAGAGTTTGCAGACCAGGGGAGATATCGTACGCCAGAATACAGAGGAGGAGATCTCACAGCGGGAGATCGACCAGTTGATCGCTGATCAGTATAAGACCTATATTCCTGCAGGCGACCAGATCATTGATGTGATCCCACAGGAGTATACTGTAGATAATTTCCAGAATATCCCCAACCCCATCGGTTATGGCGGTGTGAAAGTGGGAGCCAACTTCCATATCATCACCGGTGATAAGAATGCCATCCGCAACATCAACAGGGCGGTGGAAAAATCCGGGTTGCATACCAAGGATATGGTGTTGCAACCGCTGGCATCAGCCGCTGCCGTAATGGGTATGGAGGATATTGAAGCAGGAGTGGCGATCGTGGATATTGGTGGTGGTACCACTGACCTGGCTGTTTTTTATGAAGGCATCCTGAAGCATACAGCCGTTATTCCCTTTGGTGGGGAGAATATCACCAATGATATCAAGACCGGACTGGGAGTGCTGAAGACCCAGGCAGAGCAGATGAAAGTACAGTTTGGGTCAGCATTGGCGAATGAAGCTAAGGCGAATGCATTCATTACGATTCCGGGAATGCGCGGATTGCCGCCCAAGGAGATCAGTGTAAAGAACCTGGCCAACATCATCCAGGCCAGGATGAGTGAGATCCTGGACTTTGTTAGTTATCACCTGAAGCAGGTAGGAATGGATAGCCGGGTACTGAACGGTGGCATCGTACTTACCGGTGGTGGTTCCCAGTTGAAGCACCTGATCCAGTTGACCGAGTATACCACAGGCCTGAATGCAAGGATCGGATATCCCAATGAGCACCTGGCAGCAGGTCATATTGATGAGTTGACCAAGCCCATGTATGCTACCTGTATCGGTTTGATCCTGAAAGGTTATGATGATTATGAGCGCAACAGGAAGCAGTTCGAGAGGGTGTTCAAGCCGGTGGAAGTGCCAAGGGAATTGCAAAAGCAGGCCGAAGTAATGCCTGAGCCGGTTGCCCAGGAACAAGCCCCTGTTGTACGGAAGCGTTCTGAACTTGGAATCAGCAAGTTCTGGGGTAAGTTCAAGGATAACCTGATCGATTTGTTCAAGGAAGAAGAAGACCAGCAGCTTTAA
- the ftsZ gene encoding cell division protein FtsZ, with protein MIHFDLPKEKSSIIKVIGVGGGGSNAVNHMYSQSIDGVNFIICNTDAQAIALSHVPNKIQLGPHLTQGLGAGANPEIGKQATEESLEEIKRILEVNTKMAFITAGMGGGTGTGGAPIIARICKDLGILTVGIVTTPFSYEGRKRQLQAEEGISTLKQHVDTLLVISNDKLRHQYGNLKMKEAFAKADNVLATAAKCITDVISSTGQINVDFADVCTVMRNGGVAILGNAAAAGEHRAQKAIEEALNSPLLNDNDIRGARWILININSAEGEHEFTMDEVDIIQNYLLSQAGEDTDVILGLGYDNSLGNQIGITLIATGFEYKDPFAKKAEVKPEVKKEEKIVMTLGARNEEAKVYDQTVLPFLVEEKKPAAPVAPVVDNPLPEALQPKLVEPESTLNVQPIVMFTDDEPSTTNVDNLYIQHEVKPVASQPVINQVEPERIELKLTENNSPVSAASGGYLAKPSNIYAEPQSRSEVKTYTEQTSPVNEPISQQLPAMPQKEEEPSFDMQLVIKDETPAADQPGAPQTQPSFTSPAEEPAMLDEAEEQKRKAAERIQKLRNLSFNINAADPNNEFETVPAYIRRNLELYNTVSPAENFYSNYEVRTDDNNNTQISTINTFLDGKKPD; from the coding sequence ATGATCCACTTTGATTTACCGAAGGAAAAATCATCCATCATTAAGGTGATTGGTGTGGGCGGCGGTGGCAGCAATGCTGTAAACCACATGTACAGTCAAAGTATTGACGGGGTGAATTTTATTATTTGTAATACCGACGCACAGGCTATTGCATTGAGCCATGTGCCTAATAAGATACAGCTTGGCCCCCATCTTACCCAGGGGCTGGGGGCTGGTGCCAATCCGGAGATTGGCAAACAGGCTACTGAAGAAAGCCTGGAAGAGATCAAGCGCATACTGGAAGTGAATACCAAGATGGCATTTATTACGGCGGGTATGGGTGGCGGAACCGGTACAGGTGGCGCCCCTATCATTGCAAGGATATGTAAGGATCTTGGTATCCTGACAGTTGGTATCGTTACTACACCTTTCTCCTATGAAGGAAGGAAGCGCCAGTTGCAGGCTGAAGAAGGGATATCAACCCTGAAGCAGCATGTGGATACCCTTTTGGTGATCAGCAATGATAAACTCCGTCACCAGTATGGTAACCTTAAAATGAAGGAGGCATTTGCGAAAGCTGATAACGTATTGGCTACTGCAGCCAAATGTATTACCGATGTGATCAGCAGCACCGGCCAGATCAACGTTGACTTTGCCGACGTATGTACCGTAATGCGCAATGGTGGTGTTGCCATCCTTGGTAATGCCGCTGCTGCAGGTGAACATCGCGCACAGAAAGCCATTGAAGAAGCGCTGAATTCACCGTTACTGAATGATAACGATATCCGTGGGGCAAGGTGGATCCTGATCAATATCAACTCTGCTGAAGGGGAGCATGAATTTACCATGGACGAGGTAGATATCATCCAGAATTACCTGTTAAGCCAGGCTGGCGAAGACACCGATGTTATACTTGGTTTGGGCTACGATAATAGCCTTGGCAACCAGATCGGTATCACTTTGATCGCTACAGGTTTTGAGTATAAGGATCCGTTTGCAAAAAAGGCAGAAGTGAAGCCTGAGGTGAAGAAGGAAGAGAAGATTGTGATGACCCTTGGTGCCAGGAATGAAGAGGCGAAAGTCTATGACCAAACGGTTTTACCCTTTCTCGTGGAAGAAAAGAAGCCGGCTGCACCGGTGGCTCCAGTGGTGGATAACCCGCTTCCTGAAGCGCTTCAGCCAAAATTGGTAGAGCCTGAATCTACCCTTAATGTACAGCCGATAGTGATGTTTACGGATGATGAACCATCAACTACTAATGTTGATAACTTATATATCCAACATGAAGTAAAGCCGGTAGCTTCGCAACCGGTGATCAACCAGGTTGAGCCCGAAAGGATCGAACTGAAACTAACTGAAAATAATTCTCCGGTGTCTGCAGCATCAGGAGGATACTTGGCCAAGCCTTCCAATATTTATGCAGAACCTCAGAGTCGGTCAGAGGTAAAAACTTACACCGAACAAACGTCTCCTGTGAACGAACCCATCAGTCAGCAATTGCCGGCAATGCCACAGAAAGAGGAAGAACCTTCTTTCGATATGCAATTGGTGATCAAAGATGAAACTCCAGCGGCGGATCAGCCTGGGGCACCACAAACTCAACCTTCTTTTACCTCTCCTGCTGAGGAGCCGGCGATGCTGGACGAAGCGGAGGAACAAAAACGAAAGGCTGCTGAGCGGATACAGAAATTACGTAATCTGTCATTCAACATCAATGCAGCCGATCCAAACAACGAGTTTGAAACTGTGCCGGCATATATCCGCCGCAATCTTGAACTTTATAACACTGTATCACCTGCTGAGAACTTCTACAGCAACTATGAGGTGAGGACAGATGATAACAATAATACCCAGATCAGTACCATCAATACTTTCCTTGATGGTAAGAAGCCTGACTAA
- a CDS encoding TIGR01777 family oxidoreductase, translated as MATVSITGGTGLIGKALVNLLVKQGYKVIVLTRNKQGQQDTDQVRYMHWDPAVGTIAPEAISGADHIINLAGAGVADKRWTKARKQEILLSRVNAGNTIVKALKEIPNQVKTVVNASAIGWYGPDPTVPNPHPFVESAPANTDYLGDTCRQWEQSIEPVRELGKRLVILRTGIVLSPEGGAFAEFVKPIRFGMAAILSSGKQVISWIHMEDMVRMYMEALQQENWNGIYNAVAPYPVDNKTLTLAIAEHLKGRTFIPMHVPAFVLKAVLGEMSIEVLKSTTVSADKIRKAGFDFVYPTVNAAIPALLPK; from the coding sequence ATGGCTACAGTAAGTATTACAGGAGGAACAGGCTTGATTGGTAAAGCCCTGGTGAATTTACTGGTAAAACAAGGGTATAAGGTAATTGTCCTTACCAGGAACAAACAGGGCCAGCAGGATACCGACCAGGTTCGTTATATGCACTGGGATCCAGCGGTTGGTACAATTGCGCCGGAAGCTATCTCCGGGGCGGATCATATCATCAATCTTGCTGGGGCAGGTGTGGCAGATAAACGCTGGACAAAGGCACGCAAGCAGGAGATACTGCTCAGTAGGGTGAATGCTGGCAATACCATTGTTAAGGCCTTAAAAGAAATACCCAACCAGGTAAAGACTGTTGTGAATGCCTCAGCCATTGGATGGTATGGACCAGATCCCACAGTTCCTAACCCTCATCCCTTTGTTGAGTCTGCACCTGCCAATACCGATTACCTTGGTGATACCTGCAGGCAATGGGAGCAATCCATTGAGCCGGTCAGGGAACTGGGAAAGCGTTTGGTGATCCTTCGCACAGGGATTGTCTTGTCACCTGAAGGAGGTGCTTTTGCGGAATTTGTCAAACCAATCAGGTTCGGAATGGCTGCTATCCTGAGTTCCGGTAAACAAGTGATCAGTTGGATCCATATGGAAGATATGGTGAGGATGTATATGGAAGCCCTGCAGCAGGAAAACTGGAATGGTATTTACAATGCGGTTGCTCCATATCCTGTAGATAACAAGACCTTGACATTGGCCATTGCAGAACATCTTAAGGGTAGGACCTTCATTCCCATGCATGTGCCGGCTTTTGTATTGAAAGCTGTCCTGGGTGAAATGAGTATTGAAGTCCTCAAGAGTACCACCGTTAGTGCCGACAAGATCAGGAAAGCCGGTTTTGATTTTGTTTATCCTACGGTCAATGCAGCTATTCCAGCGCTTCTCCCCAAATAA
- a CDS encoding ABC transporter permease — MRQLIKTEWLKIRNYPAFWIMIGMIALSYPGVNYAFFNVYKKITTDKNNTAQMAKMLLGEPFNFPEVWRTTAFFSSWFVFIPAVIVIMLITNEYSYRTHRQNIIDGWDKKDFLMAKWIDVLIVSLLVTACYAATTMIIGITQTSDPKADPFKLIHYTGLFALQTFSQLSIAFMVGLLVKKSFIALGVFLFYGLIVENVLVGMFKHLIFKNDIGRYLPMEVSDRLLPQPAFLGRLDEKGYQAMLDAIPTHVGLTFLVILITWAVCYFVYQKRDL, encoded by the coding sequence ATGCGTCAACTGATAAAAACCGAATGGTTAAAGATCCGCAACTATCCGGCCTTCTGGATCATGATTGGCATGATCGCCCTCTCCTACCCCGGAGTGAACTATGCTTTTTTCAATGTGTACAAAAAGATCACCACTGATAAGAACAACACGGCCCAGATGGCGAAAATGCTGCTGGGTGAGCCATTCAACTTTCCTGAAGTATGGCGTACTACTGCCTTTTTCTCCTCCTGGTTCGTATTCATCCCTGCTGTTATCGTGATCATGCTGATCACCAATGAATACAGTTACCGGACACACCGGCAAAACATCATTGATGGCTGGGACAAAAAGGATTTCCTGATGGCCAAATGGATAGATGTTTTAATAGTATCCTTATTGGTTACCGCTTGTTATGCTGCTACAACCATGATTATTGGCATCACCCAAACATCCGATCCTAAAGCCGATCCATTTAAACTCATACATTATACCGGGTTGTTTGCCTTACAAACCTTCTCCCAATTGTCCATTGCGTTCATGGTTGGATTACTCGTAAAAAAATCATTTATCGCACTAGGGGTATTCCTGTTCTATGGGCTCATTGTTGAAAATGTATTAGTGGGGATGTTCAAACACCTGATCTTTAAAAATGATATAGGAAGATACCTGCCCATGGAAGTTTCTGACAGGCTACTCCCCCAGCCCGCTTTCCTGGGCAGGCTTGATGAAAAAGGCTACCAGGCCATGTTGGATGCTATCCCAACCCATGTCGGGCTGACCTTCCTTGTTATCCTTATCACCTGGGCGGTATGCTATTTTGTTTACCAAAAAAGGGACCTGTGA
- a CDS encoding ABC transporter ATP-binding protein: protein MSVLTLNQIFKSYGKVQALKGVSFEVPRGSVFGILGPNGSGKTTLLSIILDVLNADGGAYSWFGQPGSKLQRRGIGSLLETPNFYHYLSAVNNLKITQSISGRGNEEQIMGVLKKVNLFERRNSRFSTYSLGMKQRLAIAGTLLGNPEVLVFDEPTNGLDPVGIAEIRDLIRELHEHGHTIIMASHLLDEVEKVCSHVAILKAGELITTGTVDEVLADETIVEVSAENMTALNEILSAFPDVKNQQWQEHQITLHFNKGEDPAENLNKFCFERGIVLKQLHTRKKKLEARFFELTNN, encoded by the coding sequence GTGTCAGTATTAACGCTCAATCAAATATTTAAATCCTATGGAAAAGTGCAAGCCCTGAAAGGGGTTTCCTTCGAAGTTCCACGGGGAAGTGTTTTTGGCATTCTTGGACCCAATGGAAGTGGAAAAACCACCCTGTTGAGTATCATTCTTGATGTTCTGAATGCGGACGGAGGAGCCTATTCCTGGTTCGGTCAGCCGGGATCTAAATTGCAGAGGCGTGGTATTGGATCCTTGCTGGAAACACCCAATTTCTATCATTACTTATCAGCTGTCAATAATCTCAAAATCACCCAAAGTATTAGTGGCAGGGGAAATGAGGAACAGATCATGGGAGTCCTTAAGAAAGTCAACCTCTTTGAAAGGAGAAACAGCCGGTTCAGCACCTATAGCCTGGGCATGAAACAAAGGCTGGCTATCGCCGGGACCCTACTCGGCAACCCGGAAGTCCTGGTATTCGACGAACCCACCAATGGTCTGGATCCGGTGGGCATTGCAGAAATCCGGGATTTGATCAGGGAATTACACGAGCATGGACACACCATTATCATGGCCAGCCATTTATTGGATGAGGTAGAGAAAGTTTGCTCCCATGTGGCCATCCTGAAAGCCGGGGAATTGATCACAACAGGAACTGTTGATGAAGTGCTGGCTGATGAAACCATTGTGGAAGTAAGCGCAGAAAACATGACCGCCTTAAACGAAATCCTCAGTGCCTTCCCGGATGTAAAAAACCAACAATGGCAAGAGCATCAGATCACCTTACACTTCAATAAGGGCGAGGACCCCGCCGAGAACCTGAACAAATTCTGTTTCGAAAGAGGAATTGTCCTCAAACAACTTCACACGAGGAAGAAAAAACTAGAGGCAAGATTCTTTGAACTCACCAACAACTAA
- a CDS encoding 3-hydroxyacyl-CoA dehydrogenase/enoyl-CoA hydratase family protein — MKRTIKKVAVLGSGVMGSRIACHFAGVGLQVLLLDMVPKDAVESSSKAARNKLVNDALQAAIKSNPSPVYTKDVVKRITTGNFSDNMKEIAGYDWIIEVVVERLDIKQQIFEQVEQYRKPGTLITSNTSGIPIHMMAEGRSEDFRKHFCGTHFFNPPRYLRLLEIIPTPHTSPEVIDFLMEFGSLQLGKTTVLCKDTPAFIANRIGVYGIMAIFGLVEKMGLTIDEVDALTGPIIGRPKSATFRTADVVGIDTLVKVAKGVADNCPNDEQRAAFAIPAWLDKIISNNWLGDKTGQGFFKKTKGAGGEKEILTLNLQTMEYGARSRPKFATIEAAKPIDDLKTRLQMLVQGTDKAGEFFRHFHYGLFSYISHRIPEISDDIYRVDDAMMAGFGWEIGAFESWDVMGVEKTIGKMKEAGYSVAPWVEEMIAAGCKTFFKVENGRRLYYDLESKSYKALPGGDAFIVMKHFEGQTVWKNSACRTYHLGDDVLGLEWNTKMGSIGGEVLEGIQKSIALAEEKYKGLVIANDTANFSAGANVGMIFMLAIEQEYDELDMAIRMFQNTMMRARYSSIPVVVAPHALALGGACELTLHSDKACAAAETYIGLVELGVGLIPGGGGTKEFVLRAADEMHEDEPENITLKNRFLTIATAKVATSAHEAFELGILRKGLDEVVINQGRRIAEAKKSVIELYDSGYITPVQRNDIKVLGRSALGALYAGINGMWRANYATDHDAVVARKLAYVMCGGDLSEPTLVSEQYLLDLEREAFLSLCGEKKTLERIQSVLKGGKPVRN, encoded by the coding sequence ATGAAAAGAACGATCAAAAAAGTTGCCGTACTGGGTAGTGGGGTTATGGGTTCCCGCATTGCCTGCCACTTTGCCGGAGTAGGCTTACAGGTATTGTTGCTTGACATGGTGCCCAAGGATGCTGTGGAAAGCAGCAGTAAGGCAGCCAGGAACAAACTGGTAAATGACGCCCTGCAGGCGGCCATCAAAAGCAATCCCTCCCCTGTCTACACGAAGGATGTGGTAAAGCGAATTACGACCGGAAACTTTTCGGATAACATGAAGGAGATAGCCGGGTATGACTGGATCATTGAAGTAGTGGTAGAGCGGCTGGATATCAAGCAACAGATCTTTGAGCAGGTTGAGCAATACCGCAAGCCGGGTACCCTGATCACCTCAAATACTTCAGGCATTCCCATCCATATGATGGCAGAAGGCAGGAGTGAAGATTTCAGGAAGCATTTTTGCGGAACCCACTTCTTCAACCCACCTCGTTACCTGCGCCTCCTGGAGATCATTCCCACACCGCATACAAGCCCTGAAGTGATCGATTTCCTGATGGAATTCGGCAGCCTGCAACTGGGCAAGACTACCGTTCTATGTAAAGACACCCCGGCTTTTATTGCTAACAGGATTGGCGTATACGGAATCATGGCCATTTTTGGCCTCGTAGAGAAAATGGGTCTGACCATTGACGAAGTGGATGCACTTACAGGCCCCATTATTGGAAGGCCTAAATCAGCAACATTCAGGACAGCAGATGTGGTGGGTATTGACACCCTGGTTAAGGTCGCGAAAGGCGTGGCTGATAATTGTCCAAATGATGAACAAAGGGCAGCCTTTGCCATTCCCGCATGGTTGGATAAAATAATCAGCAATAATTGGCTGGGTGACAAAACTGGTCAGGGATTCTTCAAGAAAACCAAAGGTGCGGGAGGGGAGAAAGAGATTCTTACCCTTAACCTGCAAACGATGGAATATGGAGCCAGGAGCAGACCGAAGTTCGCTACCATCGAAGCGGCAAAGCCTATCGATGACCTGAAGACGCGATTGCAAATGCTGGTACAAGGAACAGATAAGGCGGGAGAATTTTTCCGTCATTTCCATTATGGTTTATTCTCCTACATTTCACATCGCATTCCTGAAATATCTGATGACATCTATCGTGTAGATGATGCCATGATGGCTGGCTTTGGTTGGGAGATCGGAGCTTTCGAAAGCTGGGATGTAATGGGGGTGGAGAAGACCATCGGGAAAATGAAAGAAGCCGGCTACAGTGTTGCCCCATGGGTAGAAGAAATGATAGCCGCCGGTTGCAAGACCTTCTTTAAAGTAGAAAATGGCAGGAGATTGTACTATGACCTGGAATCAAAATCCTATAAGGCCTTACCGGGTGGGGATGCCTTCATTGTAATGAAGCATTTCGAAGGTCAAACAGTCTGGAAGAACAGCGCCTGCCGAACCTACCACCTTGGTGATGATGTATTAGGCCTGGAGTGGAATACCAAAATGGGAAGTATCGGGGGCGAAGTACTGGAAGGGATCCAGAAATCTATTGCACTGGCGGAAGAAAAATATAAGGGATTGGTGATCGCTAACGACACGGCTAATTTCAGTGCCGGTGCCAACGTGGGTATGATCTTCATGCTGGCCATTGAACAGGAATACGATGAACTGGATATGGCCATTCGCATGTTCCAGAACACCATGATGCGAGCAAGATATTCTTCCATTCCTGTAGTTGTAGCGCCTCACGCACTAGCGCTGGGCGGGGCTTGTGAATTGACCCTTCATTCAGACAAAGCCTGCGCAGCTGCGGAAACCTATATCGGCCTGGTAGAACTCGGTGTCGGCTTAATTCCTGGGGGTGGCGGAACCAAGGAATTCGTATTACGTGCAGCAGACGAAATGCATGAAGATGAACCAGAGAATATTACGCTAAAGAATCGCTTCCTCACAATTGCTACCGCAAAAGTGGCAACATCCGCCCATGAAGCATTTGAACTGGGGATCTTAAGGAAAGGGCTGGATGAAGTGGTGATCAACCAGGGCCGCAGGATTGCAGAAGCGAAAAAAAGTGTGATAGAATTGTACGACAGTGGCTATATCACCCCAGTTCAACGCAATGACATCAAGGTTCTTGGTCGATCTGCCCTGGGTGCACTCTATGCGGGCATCAATGGTATGTGGAGGGCCAACTATGCCACCGACCACGATGCAGTAGTGGCCAGGAAGCTAGCTTATGTAATGTGTGGAGGCGACTTGAGTGAACCCACCCTGGTTAGCGAGCAATACCTCCTTGACCTCGAAAGGGAAGCCTTCCTTTCCCTTTGCGGCGAGAAGAAGACGCTCGAACGCATCCAGAGTGTCCTCAAAGGCGGGAAACCTGTAAGGAACTAA